In Campylobacter mucosalis, a single window of DNA contains:
- a CDS encoding TVP38/TMEM64 family protein: protein MKKEQNKLINLLKIAAAFAFCVIAFLLVKYVGVDELKAFINHYDTFSPIVYIICFSLMPIFFFPVPILAVVAGAMFGLLEGSIYTIIGAMINSVLMFYIARFFNFKAIRNFVKKYKISNDQIDSLSLILILRLMPLVPYNALNYACGFMQVSIKEYSLATLLGIIPATFVMVNLGDKILDIKSSEFVLACILTILLILLSSFGAKRIKRVKNGSIDNSSDI, encoded by the coding sequence GTGAAAAAAGAGCAAAACAAGCTAATCAACCTGCTTAAGATAGCCGCCGCATTCGCATTTTGCGTTATTGCGTTCTTGCTAGTAAAATATGTAGGCGTAGATGAGTTAAAGGCGTTTATTAACCACTATGACACGTTTTCGCCTATTGTTTATATAATTTGTTTTTCGCTTATGCCTATATTTTTCTTTCCGGTTCCTATTTTAGCAGTCGTTGCGGGCGCGATGTTTGGGCTTTTAGAAGGCAGTATTTATACCATAATCGGTGCTATGATAAACTCGGTTTTGATGTTTTATATAGCTAGATTTTTTAATTTTAAGGCTATTAGAAATTTTGTAAAAAAATATAAAATTTCAAACGACCAAATAGATAGCCTTAGCCTTATTTTAATCCTAAGACTTATGCCACTTGTGCCTTATAATGCCCTAAACTACGCTTGTGGATTTATGCAGGTTAGCATAAAAGAGTATAGCCTGGCAACACTACTTGGCATTATCCCTGCAACCTTCGTAATGGTAAATTTAGGCGATAAAATTTTAGATATAAAATCATCTGAGTTTGTTCTAGCTTGTATTTTAACTATCCTACTTATTTTGCTTTCTAGCTTTGGTGCTAAACGCATAAAAAGAGTAAAAAATGGCAGTATCGATAATAGTTCCGATATATAA
- the arsS gene encoding arsenosugar biosynthesis radical SAM (seleno)protein ArsS (Some members of this family are selenoproteins.) produces MDIEFDLAKTMQLNITKRCNMSCYHCHVGANPKRDEMMSRDTIDTALAVFKKFGFKTLDVTGGAPELNENLEYIFSSFRAFADEILIRTNLTILLEPNYQKFIEIYKNFDITIMASVPFYERDFNDAMRGKGSFDKQILALKLLNQAGIKKINLIYNPNGAYLPPNQAELELKYKQELVKYGVSFDRLFCMANVPIGNFAKMLKKFDEYEEYISLLEQNYKVENLQNVMCKTLINVAYDGQIYDCDFNAALQMNSSLLTIQNVLNLSDLTHKIKVDRHCLACVSGDGYGCFGVRE; encoded by the coding sequence GTGGATATAGAGTTTGACCTAGCAAAAACAATGCAACTAAACATCACAAAAAGGTGCAATATGTCCTGCTATCACTGTCACGTTGGCGCGAACCCAAAACGTGATGAGATGATGAGTAGGGATACTATAGATACGGCTTTGGCGGTGTTTAAAAAATTTGGCTTTAAGACGCTTGATGTAACTGGTGGCGCACCTGAGCTTAATGAAAATTTAGAGTATATCTTTAGCTCTTTTAGAGCCTTTGCAGACGAAATTTTAATAAGAACAAACCTGACTATACTTTTAGAACCAAATTATCAAAAATTCATAGAAATTTATAAAAATTTTGACATTACCATAATGGCATCAGTGCCGTTTTATGAGAGAGATTTTAACGACGCTATGCGTGGTAAAGGTAGTTTTGATAAGCAAATTTTAGCCCTTAAACTGCTAAATCAAGCTGGTATTAAAAAAATAAACCTGATTTATAACCCAAACGGAGCGTATCTGCCACCAAACCAAGCAGAACTTGAGCTAAAATATAAGCAGGAGTTGGTAAAATATGGCGTAAGTTTTGATAGATTATTTTGTATGGCAAATGTCCCGATAGGAAATTTTGCAAAAATGCTTAAAAAATTTGACGAATATGAGGAATACATAAGCCTTTTAGAGCAAAACTACAAAGTAGAAAATTTGCAAAATGTAATGTGTAAAACACTAATAAACGTAGCTTACGATGGGCAAATTTATGACTGCGATTTTAACGCGGCTTTGCAGATGAACTCTAGCCTTTTAACAATACAAAATGTGCTAAATTTATCTGATTTAACCCATAAAATCAAAGTCGATAGGCACTGCCTAGCCTGCGTCAGTGGCGATGGCTACGGCTGTTTTGGAGTAAGAGAATGA
- a CDS encoding rhodanese-like domain-containing protein, which yields MKFFKSIVVPFALLALFAGCSQSQAVSQEKISGADLAKIEADNKAKENYLVIDVRSQNEYSEGHLKHAINIPVGELESRLDELNGYQDKDIIVYCNQSGENSNSAKAKKILDSKGFKKVNLAQGVKEYNYDLYKFASINAAQFNKISSNPDVLIIDVRKKEDYENAHMKGAINIPDGEPIENYKEILNANKDKILISHCYSGNRSAKLSEILQKEGFKAYNLLDGTKEHNYELVK from the coding sequence ATGAAATTCTTTAAGAGCATAGTTGTGCCTTTTGCATTACTAGCTTTATTTGCTGGTTGTAGCCAAAGCCAGGCTGTTAGCCAAGAAAAGATAAGCGGAGCAGATCTAGCAAAGATAGAGGCTGATAATAAAGCAAAGGAAAACTACCTAGTCATTGACGTAAGAAGCCAAAATGAGTATAGCGAGGGACACCTAAAACACGCTATTAACATCCCTGTTGGCGAGCTTGAGAGTAGGCTTGATGAGTTAAATGGCTATCAAGATAAAGATATCATAGTCTATTGCAACCAAAGTGGCGAAAATAGCAACAGCGCAAAAGCAAAAAAGATACTTGATAGCAAAGGTTTTAAAAAGGTTAATCTAGCTCAAGGCGTAAAAGAGTATAACTACGACCTATACAAATTTGCTAGTATAAATGCTGCTCAGTTTAATAAAATTTCATCAAATCCAGATGTCTTAATCATCGACGTTAGAAAAAAAGAGGACTATGAAAATGCTCATATGAAAGGCGCTATAAACATACCTGACGGCGAACCGATAGAAAACTACAAAGAAATTTTAAACGCAAACAAAGATAAAATTTTGATATCTCACTGCTATAGTGGAAACAGAAGTGCTAAGCTATCTGAAATTTTACAAAAAGAGGGCTTTAAGGCATACAACCTGCTTGATGGCACAAAAGAGCACAACTACGAGTTGGTAAAATAA
- a CDS encoding toxin, whose protein sequence is MKILVFILAFFITFINAAENITDTFQIRNAKTGFPINTKRESKIFNYQNWYLNDLGIDEKIKKIDKFADAFPFGYVQFKVVINPQMCLSVAPSGFLVLKDCKKDYDSSEFETIFQIIPTTTSAVQIRSLLLGTNECLGIFTNPQVFVLDRVGLVECLLDHDFTIEPARLFTLTPPVGGAMVIK, encoded by the coding sequence GTGAAAATATTAGTCTTTATACTTGCATTTTTTATAACATTTATAAATGCCGCTGAAAATATAACCGATACATTTCAAATAAGAAATGCCAAAACCGGTTTTCCAATCAATACAAAAAGAGAGAGTAAAATTTTTAACTACCAAAATTGGTATTTAAATGATTTGGGTATAGATGAAAAAATCAAAAAAATCGATAAATTTGCCGACGCCTTTCCATTTGGATACGTTCAGTTTAAGGTCGTGATAAATCCGCAAATGTGTCTTTCAGTAGCCCCTAGTGGTTTTTTAGTATTAAAAGATTGTAAGAAAGATTATGATTCTAGTGAGTTTGAAACAATATTTCAGATAATCCCCACAACCACGTCAGCCGTTCAAATACGATCACTCTTGCTGGGTACAAATGAATGCCTTGGCATCTTTACAAATCCGCAGGTATTTGTGCTAGATAGAGTTGGACTGGTTGAATGCCTACTAGATCATGACTTTACAATAGAGCCAGCTAGACTTTTTACACTCACGCCACCAGTTGGCGGTGCTATGGTTATTAAGTAG
- a CDS encoding YdjY domain-containing protein: MLKKILLLVATLGLLATGCSDDQAQKADLSGKLSEQNPMVVDENSKTITILAKVNGKYFSENTRHAIVFKGGNFGDKPVFIALANQNDFYAAMIKIGAKPGNNMTLKNGAQTQVEGDKINISVTWDGATKSYDINEVIKDSNGKPIDMRFGGNEATAKSFNTGCIACLDSCPVGLISNHTYTNGAVEKRGEVVFNGVKEILPPDGTLVRITFKVAN, encoded by the coding sequence ATGCTTAAAAAAATACTTCTTTTAGTAGCCACACTTGGGCTATTAGCAACTGGTTGCTCAGACGATCAAGCACAAAAGGCCGATCTATCTGGCAAACTAAGTGAGCAAAATCCTATGGTAGTAGATGAAAACTCAAAAACCATCACGATACTAGCTAAGGTAAATGGCAAGTATTTTAGTGAAAATACACGCCACGCGATTGTATTTAAAGGTGGAAATTTTGGAGATAAGCCAGTATTTATCGCACTTGCTAACCAAAACGACTTTTATGCAGCGATGATAAAAATTGGCGCAAAACCAGGCAATAATATGACACTAAAAAATGGTGCGCAGACGCAAGTAGAAGGCGATAAAATAAACATCAGCGTAACTTGGGATGGTGCGACAAAATCATACGACATAAATGAGGTCATAAAAGATAGCAACGGCAAACCAATCGATATGAGATTTGGCGGAAACGAAGCAACTGCAAAGAGCTTTAATACAGGTTGTATTGCTTGTCTTGATAGCTGCCCAGTCGGTCTTATCTCAAACCACACATACACAAATGGAGCCGTTGAAAAGCGTGGCGAAGTCGTATTTAACGGCGTAAAAGAGATATTGCCACCTGATGGGACGCTTGTTCGTATCACATTTAAGGTTGCAAATTGA
- a CDS encoding TVP38/TMEM64 family protein translates to MKRSQILLLIAVLVVALCYFFIPSVNRQITDSVVMLSKFDLNEVFHYLQSFDKTTAACVSFFLMVLQSIMAPVPAFLITLSNAMIFGWVLGAILSWSSAMVGAALCFYIARILGRDVAEKLTGKKALEATDEFFTKYGKHTIIVCRLLPFVSFDLVSYAAGLTSMGFWSFFWATGIGQLPATIVYSYFGASLMGGGKVLFIGLTMMFALSIVIYVAKKIMSEKRAKQANQPA, encoded by the coding sequence GTGAAAAGGTCTCAAATACTACTTTTGATAGCTGTTTTAGTTGTGGCTTTATGCTATTTTTTTATCCCATCTGTTAATAGACAAATTACCGATTCTGTCGTAATGCTTAGCAAATTTGATCTAAACGAGGTATTTCACTATCTTCAAAGCTTTGATAAAACAACAGCGGCTTGTGTTAGCTTCTTTTTAATGGTACTTCAAAGTATTATGGCACCAGTTCCAGCGTTTTTAATAACCCTATCAAATGCGATGATTTTTGGCTGGGTTTTAGGTGCGATACTTTCGTGGAGTTCGGCTATGGTTGGGGCGGCTCTTTGTTTTTACATTGCTAGAATTTTGGGTCGCGATGTGGCTGAGAAGCTAACTGGGAAAAAGGCACTTGAAGCAACTGATGAGTTTTTTACAAAATACGGCAAACACACTATCATCGTATGTAGGCTACTGCCGTTTGTAAGCTTTGACCTTGTAAGCTACGCAGCCGGACTTACCTCTATGGGCTTTTGGAGCTTTTTTTGGGCAACTGGCATTGGTCAACTCCCAGCAACCATTGTATATTCGTATTTTGGTGCTAGTTTAATGGGTGGCGGTAAGGTTTTATTTATTGGCTTAACAATGATGTTTGCACTATCGATAGTCATATATGTAGCTAAAAAGATAATGAGTGAAAAAAGAGCAAAACAAGCTAATCAACCTGCTTAA
- a CDS encoding sodium:solute symporter family transporter: protein MTLFSLAFWGFLVVYGVVLWLMSPKTHDEGSFFRGSDASGKSVNVWLLTTSIFISWIFAKSITNAANLGAKYGIVGGIAYASYWLCIPVAGLVLYRLRTKFNATSLVGFLNSNYGKMASLCFSIAILIRLFNEVWSNTSVVGGYYGESGSANFITAALLFTFATLLYSLKGGLRGSIITDVIQAFIFVIGVGFVLMIVLPKYEFAKIVGSGNWSFAGGVDLLLVALLQILSYPFHDPVLTDRGFLCSPKRMLVSFVIAGVTGFLAIVIFSFIGVYANLEGISSSNIPASVATTFGFTALFLMNIVMICAAGSTLDSAFASLAKLVAYDWLRIFTPQAISKAVTIGMISMVVMAVVGNFPMFAGTDILKATTISGTMVIGLAPIFLLHGVVKVNKISFYLSFFFGLFCGFIEAFKVLPKFLYIGDGAYAGLLGVNVYGLIGCFVLYILGAKLANLHK from the coding sequence ATGACACTTTTTAGTTTGGCATTTTGGGGTTTTTTGGTTGTTTATGGGGTTGTTTTGTGGCTTATGAGTCCTAAAACTCACGACGAAGGCAGTTTTTTTAGGGGCAGTGACGCAAGTGGCAAAAGCGTAAATGTTTGGCTTTTAACGACTAGTATTTTTATTAGCTGGATATTTGCAAAATCCATAACAAATGCCGCAAATTTAGGTGCAAAGTATGGCATAGTTGGTGGTATAGCTTATGCGAGTTACTGGCTTTGCATACCTGTTGCTGGGCTTGTTCTTTATAGACTAAGGACTAAATTTAACGCAACTAGCTTGGTTGGATTTTTAAACTCAAACTACGGCAAAATGGCGTCTTTGTGTTTTAGTATAGCCATTTTAATCCGCCTTTTTAATGAGGTTTGGTCAAATACCTCTGTTGTTGGAGGATATTACGGCGAGAGCGGAAGCGCAAATTTCATAACCGCAGCACTACTTTTTACATTTGCAACACTGCTTTATTCGCTAAAAGGCGGACTTAGGGGCAGTATCATAACTGACGTTATTCAGGCGTTTATATTTGTTATTGGTGTTGGTTTTGTGCTTATGATTGTTTTGCCAAAATATGAGTTTGCTAAGATAGTTGGTAGTGGCAACTGGAGCTTTGCTGGTGGAGTAGATCTGCTTTTGGTTGCACTTTTACAAATTTTAAGCTATCCATTTCATGATCCAGTGCTTACAGATAGGGGATTTTTGTGTTCACCAAAAAGAATGCTAGTGAGCTTTGTTATAGCTGGTGTTACTGGATTTTTGGCTATTGTGATTTTTAGTTTTATCGGGGTTTATGCAAATTTAGAGGGCATTAGTAGCTCAAATATCCCAGCTAGTGTCGCGACAACTTTTGGTTTTACGGCGCTGTTTTTGATGAATATAGTTATGATCTGTGCTGCTGGTTCTACGCTAGATAGTGCGTTTGCTAGTCTTGCAAAGCTTGTAGCCTATGACTGGCTTAGAATTTTTACGCCACAAGCTATATCAAAAGCAGTTACAATCGGTATGATCTCAATGGTTGTAATGGCTGTTGTGGGTAACTTTCCTATGTTTGCAGGGACTGATATTTTAAAGGCAACGACGATAAGTGGAACAATGGTTATCGGACTTGCACCGATTTTTTTGCTTCACGGAGTTGTGAAGGTAAATAAAATTAGCTTTTATTTAAGCTTCTTTTTTGGATTATTTTGTGGATTTATAGAGGCATTTAAGGTGCTTCCTAAATTTTTATATATCGGCGATGGTGCGTATGCTGGGCTGCTTGGAGTGAATGTTTATGGGCTTATTGGGTGCTTTGTGCTTTACATTTTAGGGGCAAAACTTGCTAACTTGCATAAGTGA
- the dcd gene encoding dCTP deaminase, with protein MGLKSDKWIRKMSLEADMIVPFAEEQVGRGVVSYGVSSYGYDIRVGDEFKIFTNIGGTVVDPKNFDEKNVVDFKGDVCIVPPNSFALARTIEYFNMPDDVLAICLGKSTYARCGIIVNVTPFEPGFKGHITIEISNTTPLPAKIYANEGIAQVLFLQGDEPCEVTYADKKGKYQAQEGITLPRILK; from the coding sequence ATGGGACTAAAAAGTGATAAATGGATAAGAAAAATGAGCTTAGAAGCCGATATGATCGTGCCTTTTGCAGAAGAACAGGTTGGTCGTGGTGTAGTAAGTTATGGCGTGAGTAGTTATGGATATGATATTCGCGTGGGCGATGAGTTTAAAATTTTTACAAATATTGGTGGCACCGTGGTTGATCCAAAGAATTTTGATGAGAAAAATGTCGTGGATTTTAAGGGCGATGTCTGCATCGTGCCACCAAATTCGTTTGCACTAGCTAGAACGATTGAGTATTTTAATATGCCTGATGATGTTTTAGCGATCTGTCTTGGCAAAAGCACATATGCAAGGTGCGGTATAATCGTAAATGTAACGCCGTTTGAGCCGGGATTTAAGGGGCATATCACGATTGAGATTTCAAATACAACTCCACTACCTGCTAAAATTTATGCAAATGAGGGCATAGCACAGGTGTTGTTTTTACAAGGTGATGAGCCGTGTGAAGTAACTTATGCCGATAAAAAGGGCAAATATCAAGCACAAGAGGGTATAACGTTGCCTAGAATTTTAAAGTGA
- a CDS encoding (Fe-S)-binding protein, which produces MSIKKFKLKIAKNSPDTCIECASCTKHCDFLTKHQINLKDFATTPKLADGCNACEQCYNVCPKDISGADIVYDHRYKQNPNGYLVKFQKQNYIFANNSDKKCDDLIYFGCNFPGFYPKTTKHICENLCDKTTDFSIDCCGKPLFMSGVSIEKSLEHTKNLLKSKGVKRLITACPNCYHFLKPRLDVEVVSIYVKLKELNLLGKIKDEAHTFFPCNERNIREIFNDFKDNVPNYKESFLDVNCCGASGGDDDMKKAYPSQIKAKNKPNLYVYCATCGGTFNKNGIKNIRHFTSEFLGVCESPSPNFLTNVLKMKFYKRQR; this is translated from the coding sequence ATGAGTATCAAAAAATTTAAACTTAAAATAGCCAAAAACTCGCCTGATACGTGCATAGAGTGTGCTTCTTGCACAAAACACTGCGATTTTTTAACAAAACATCAAATTAACCTAAAAGACTTTGCCACTACACCAAAACTAGCAGATGGTTGCAATGCCTGTGAGCAGTGCTACAACGTATGCCCAAAAGATATCAGCGGTGCTGATATAGTATATGATCACAGATACAAGCAAAATCCAAATGGCTATCTTGTGAAATTTCAAAAACAAAACTACATTTTTGCAAACAACTCGGATAAAAAATGCGACGATCTTATATATTTTGGTTGCAATTTTCCTGGTTTTTATCCAAAAACGACAAAGCATATTTGTGAAAATCTATGCGATAAAACGACCGATTTTAGCATAGATTGTTGTGGTAAGCCGCTATTTATGAGTGGAGTTAGCATAGAAAAAAGCCTAGAGCATACAAAAAATTTGCTAAAAAGCAAAGGTGTTAAACGCCTCATAACAGCCTGTCCAAACTGCTATCACTTTCTAAAGCCACGCCTTGATGTCGAGGTTGTAAGCATTTATGTAAAACTAAAAGAGCTAAATTTGCTAGGCAAGATAAAGGATGAAGCACATACTTTTTTCCCTTGCAACGAGCGAAATATAAGAGAAATTTTTAACGATTTTAAGGATAATGTGCCAAACTACAAGGAGAGCTTTTTAGATGTAAATTGTTGTGGGGCAAGTGGCGGAGATGATGATATGAAAAAAGCGTATCCGTCACAAATAAAAGCAAAAAACAAGCCAAATTTATACGTATACTGTGCTACTTGTGGTGGGACATTTAACAAAAATGGCATAAAAAATATTCGCCATTTTACAAGCGAATTTTTAGGCGTTTGTGAAAGTCCCAGCCCAAATTTTCTAACCAACGTCTTAAAGATGAAATTTTATAAAAGGCAAAGATAG
- a CDS encoding TIGR04283 family arsenosugar biosynthesis glycosyltransferase has product MAVSIIVPIYNESYELLKALNSQLNDLKGEFEVIFIDSSDTPTLDTNFKVIRSAKGRGAQLNLGASKAKFEILWFLHADSKISPNFVYDIQNAIKTAKIGCFRLKFDSQNFILKLIALGSNLRVKWRNIAFGDQGIFITKELFNKLGGFKQIAIMEDYEFSMRIKKQGVKFHLLDKTITTSARKFKNPLKTLLKMQILQFKFRKNYDIKKIEDEYQKI; this is encoded by the coding sequence ATGGCAGTATCGATAATAGTTCCGATATATAATGAAAGCTACGAGCTGCTTAAGGCTCTAAACAGCCAGTTAAACGACTTAAAAGGCGAGTTTGAAGTGATATTTATAGACTCTAGCGATACACCCACGCTAGATACAAATTTCAAAGTCATACGCTCAGCAAAAGGGCGTGGTGCACAGTTAAATTTAGGTGCTAGTAAGGCTAAGTTTGAAATTTTATGGTTTTTACACGCTGATAGTAAAATTTCGCCCAATTTTGTTTATGATATACAAAATGCGATTAAAACGGCAAAAATTGGCTGTTTTAGACTTAAATTTGATAGCCAAAATTTTATCCTAAAACTCATAGCACTTGGCTCAAATTTAAGAGTAAAATGGCGTAATATTGCCTTTGGCGATCAAGGAATTTTTATCACAAAAGAGCTTTTTAACAAACTTGGTGGTTTTAAACAAATAGCGATAATGGAGGACTATGAGTTTAGCATGAGGATAAAAAAGCAGGGCGTGAAATTTCATCTACTAGATAAAACCATAACAACAAGTGCAAGAAAATTTAAAAATCCGCTAAAAACGCTACTTAAAATGCAAATTTTACAATTTAAGTTTCGTAAAAATTATGACATTAAAAAGATAGAAGATGAGTATCAAAAAATTTAA
- a CDS encoding BON domain-containing protein produces MFFSPATSVLNVYDVYSVSKDERDMGSITKDKYLQTKIRSKILFTKGLSSFDIEVEVFYGDVFLLGLVDTKELEEMLVKLAVDTDGVRSVNTYIKIKQASYPCSSLAILTNLKQNLFTDSVVDGTNVRVAVVGCDVVFSGVVNSIEQEKHAIWYATHIEGVKSVQSFLRVTSRK; encoded by the coding sequence ATGTTTTTCTCTCCGGCAACTAGCGTTTTAAACGTCTATGACGTCTATTCGGTGTCTAAAGATGAGCGAGATATGGGCTCTATTACAAAAGATAAGTATCTGCAAACAAAAATAAGAAGCAAAATTTTATTTACAAAAGGGCTTAGCAGTTTTGATATAGAGGTTGAGGTTTTTTACGGCGATGTCTTTTTACTTGGGCTTGTGGATACAAAGGAGCTTGAAGAGATGCTTGTAAAACTTGCTGTGGATACTGATGGTGTAAGAAGCGTAAATACGTATATCAAAATAAAACAAGCCAGTTATCCTTGCTCAAGCCTTGCGATACTTACAAATTTAAAGCAAAATTTATTTACCGATAGCGTGGTCGATGGCACAAATGTTCGTGTGGCAGTGGTTGGTTGCGATGTTGTTTTTAGCGGTGTTGTAAATTCTATCGAGCAGGAAAAACACGCTATTTGGTACGCAACGCACATTGAGGGAGTGAAAAGCGTACAGTCATTTTTGCGTGTGACTAGCAGGAAGTAG
- a CDS encoding TIGR04282 family arsenosugar biosynthesis glycosyltransferase translates to MKNALIFFTKEPLPNFTKTRLLDFLSPLQAVKLHKQIIKLINNELKKLSNADIFVFYTPNAQILKELLGDYKFYPQNGNGLNERMLNAFKQVKTYGYDKILLIGSDIIDLSSSHIEKSFKSLDTHDISITPTIDGGYCALGLKQIKDEIFSVDYSIRKNVFKAMCDKFDELKLSYKKMPKLRDIDTKEDIFAQILDVKKLTPLANGEYNINYKFKKDDKTQVFRINTKSQMGFKNQIKYEFDALKILSTSGVTPKPIKYFMPSIFLPKGAMSMEFLDGRPLRYQSDFKIASYLLAKIHTTKIPAKHTLFIAKKPLLEMYKECLKMANVYLESKFANKNMSKHIKGFLNAVSKFNLNRDINEPCIINTELNSGNFIISSKSSFIIDWEKPIIGEKEQDIAHFLAPTTTFWKTNTILNDSDMREFIGLYESHFKTKVDMAKFQTYLAMTCLRGVSWCTMAYVEYQGKRAIKNQYTYKKINKYLSDKFLSKLDEFFKEFK, encoded by the coding sequence ATGAAAAACGCACTGATATTTTTTACAAAAGAGCCACTGCCAAATTTTACAAAGACAAGACTGCTTGATTTTCTATCCCCACTACAAGCAGTAAAGCTTCATAAACAGATAATAAAACTAATAAACAATGAGCTTAAAAAACTTTCAAACGCCGATATTTTCGTATTTTATACACCTAATGCACAAATTTTAAAAGAGCTACTTGGTGATTATAAATTTTATCCACAAAACGGAAATGGCTTAAATGAGCGTATGTTAAACGCATTTAAGCAGGTAAAAACCTATGGGTATGACAAAATTTTACTAATTGGAAGCGACATCATAGATTTAAGCTCAAGTCACATAGAAAAAAGCTTTAAAAGTCTTGATACACACGATATCTCAATCACTCCAACCATTGACGGCGGATATTGTGCTTTGGGGTTAAAACAGATAAAAGATGAAATTTTTAGCGTTGATTATAGCATTAGAAAGAACGTATTTAAGGCTATGTGTGATAAATTTGATGAGCTAAAACTAAGCTATAAAAAGATGCCAAAACTTCGTGACATTGATACAAAAGAGGATATTTTTGCCCAAATTTTAGACGTAAAAAAGCTAACGCCTCTAGCAAACGGCGAATACAACATAAACTATAAATTTAAAAAAGATGACAAAACGCAAGTTTTTCGTATAAACACAAAATCGCAAATGGGCTTTAAAAATCAAATTAAATACGAATTTGACGCACTTAAAATTTTATCCACCTCAGGCGTTACACCAAAACCTATTAAGTACTTTATGCCTAGCATATTTTTACCAAAAGGCGCGATGAGTATGGAATTTTTAGACGGCAGACCTTTGCGTTATCAAAGCGATTTTAAGATAGCTAGTTATCTTTTAGCAAAGATTCATACAACTAAAATTCCAGCCAAGCACACGCTTTTTATAGCTAAAAAACCGCTATTAGAAATGTATAAAGAGTGCCTTAAAATGGCAAATGTCTACCTAGAATCAAAATTTGCAAATAAAAACATGAGCAAACATATAAAAGGGTTTTTAAACGCAGTAAGCAAATTTAATCTAAACCGCGATATAAACGAGCCTTGTATTATAAACACAGAGCTAAACTCTGGTAATTTTATCATATCAAGCAAAAGCTCATTTATCATAGACTGGGAAAAGCCTATAATTGGCGAAAAAGAGCAGGATATAGCCCATTTTTTAGCACCAACTACGACATTTTGGAAGACTAATACAATCTTAAACGATAGCGATATGAGAGAGTTTATAGGGCTTTATGAGAGCCATTTTAAAACCAAAGTAGATATGGCTAAATTTCAAACCTACCTTGCTATGACTTGCCTTAGGGGAGTTAGCTGGTGTACTATGGCGTATGTCGAGTATCAAGGCAAAAGAGCGATAAAAAATCAATATACATACAAAAAAATCAACAAATATCTTAGTGATAAGTTCTTATCAAAACTTGATGAATTTTTTAAGGAGTTTAAGTGA
- a CDS encoding C-GCAxxG-C-C family protein: protein MKEIVKEKFKSLNCAQIIFDHFFKNKDFVAMASLFGGGFTQAGLCGSYAASLGVLGVYFTDKDVLQSKASEFKNEYEKLYKSTICSEILGADYRSKDGLKKIQDNDLFGTTCVDLTANCIEILERLLPASHTQK from the coding sequence ATGAAAGAGATTGTAAAAGAGAAATTTAAGAGCTTAAATTGTGCACAAATCATATTTGATCACTTTTTTAAAAACAAAGATTTTGTGGCTATGGCTAGTTTATTTGGCGGAGGTTTTACTCAAGCTGGACTTTGCGGTAGTTACGCTGCTAGTCTTGGTGTGCTTGGGGTTTATTTTACCGATAAAGATGTTTTACAAAGCAAGGCTAGTGAGTTTAAAAATGAGTATGAAAAACTATATAAAAGCACGATATGTAGCGAAATTTTAGGTGCTGATTATAGAAGCAAAGATGGCTTAAAAAAGATACAAGACAATGACCTTTTTGGCACGACTTGTGTGGATTTAACGGCAAATTGTATAGAAATTTTAGAAAGACTACTTCCTGCTAGTCACACGCAAAAATGA